A window of Natrinema versiforme contains these coding sequences:
- a CDS encoding DUF1616 domain-containing protein, translated as MSDTNWWFVDQALVIAVTGALTLGILSGIGGVGRIALTVPLVLFLPGYALVSALFPDEPNDEYQSFDDEKTGLGNPLLVSGGLESIERAVLSVVSSVAVVPAVTLFSTATPRGIALEPVLSALAVLTVLLALAAIGARYRCPPDRRFVPALPSGSPFFAPGRPSPYQRVSCRPYNVAIAAGLLLLVMSGGFALANPPQHDGFTEVSVETENVSGETQTMYDSTYSAGERHELNATITNQEHEERTYTTVVMLERVSDDGDDLTVHESTEMDRRTATVADGESRQQTLEITPSMRGDDLRLTLLLYNGEAPAEPTTESAYRTMHLPIEVE; from the coding sequence ATGAGCGACACCAACTGGTGGTTTGTCGATCAAGCACTCGTCATTGCGGTCACTGGCGCGCTCACGCTCGGGATTCTTTCAGGGATCGGCGGCGTCGGACGAATAGCTCTGACGGTTCCGCTCGTCCTCTTTCTTCCCGGGTATGCGCTCGTCTCGGCCCTCTTTCCGGACGAACCGAACGACGAGTACCAGTCCTTCGACGACGAGAAAACCGGGCTCGGAAATCCGTTGCTAGTCAGTGGCGGACTCGAGTCGATCGAGCGAGCGGTCCTGTCAGTCGTATCCAGTGTCGCGGTCGTTCCAGCGGTTACCCTTTTTTCGACCGCGACCCCTAGGGGCATAGCCCTCGAACCGGTACTCTCCGCGCTCGCGGTGCTCACCGTACTCCTCGCACTCGCCGCGATCGGCGCTCGCTACCGCTGTCCGCCCGATCGGCGGTTCGTTCCCGCGCTCCCGTCCGGGTCCCCGTTCTTCGCTCCCGGGCGGCCCAGCCCCTATCAGCGGGTCAGTTGTCGTCCGTACAACGTGGCTATCGCCGCCGGGCTGCTCCTGTTGGTCATGAGCGGTGGCTTCGCCCTCGCGAACCCGCCACAGCACGACGGGTTCACGGAGGTCTCGGTCGAAACGGAGAACGTCTCCGGCGAGACCCAAACGATGTACGACTCGACATACAGCGCGGGAGAGCGCCACGAACTGAACGCGACGATCACGAATCAGGAACACGAGGAACGGACCTACACGACCGTCGTGATGCTCGAGCGGGTGAGCGACGACGGGGACGACCTAACCGTCCACGAGTCGACTGAGATGGACAGACGGACGGCGACGGTTGCCGACGGGGAGTCGCGACAACAGACCCTCGAGATCACGCCGTCGATGCGAGGGGACGATCTCCGGCTGACGCTGTTGCTCTACAACGGCGAGGCGCCGGCAGAGCCGACGACAGAGTCCGCCTATCGCACGATGCACCTGCCGATCGAGGTGGAATAG
- the glmS gene encoding glutamine--fructose-6-phosphate transaminase (isomerizing) has protein sequence MCGIIARIGHGNATETLLSGLENLEYRGYDSAGIAVQNGSGVKVHKCSGEVSSLKSTLDGRPSGNMGIGHTRWSTHGPPTDENAHPHTDTAGDVAVVHNGVIDNYTELKADLREKGHEFESDTDTEVIPHLIDEFRSETGDTELAVRRAIDTLEGSYAIAAIVDGEEAVYAARKGSPLVLGLDEEEWFLASDVPAFLDHTDDVIYLEDGDIVVLEPDSYRITDLAGEPIERPVDTVDWDPEDAGKGEYDHYMRKEINTQPTALANTIEGRIENGDVAFERLSPGSFEGIDTVQFVACGTSYHAAMYGGQLVREAGLPTEVLRASEYESTSGPVDENTLVVAVTQSGETADTLDAVRKATDRGARSLAVTNVVGSTAAREADDAVYIRAGPEVGVAATKTYSSQAVTLALLSQRIAGDVPEATPVEDRAAMLEALEDLPRHVETVLEASEADALARDTVDSESFFFIGNGLGRSVALEGALKFKEITYEHAEGFAAGELKHGPLALVTEETPVFAVATGGADDKTKTNAIEAQARGAPIVAVGPEDHPLVDVADEHLSVPETHPVWTGLLANVQLQLLSYHAADQLDRPIDKPRNLAKSVTVE, from the coding sequence ATGTGCGGAATCATCGCACGGATCGGCCACGGCAACGCGACGGAGACGCTCCTCTCGGGGCTCGAAAACCTCGAGTACCGCGGGTACGACTCGGCGGGAATCGCCGTCCAGAACGGCTCCGGCGTCAAGGTCCACAAGTGTTCGGGCGAGGTCTCGAGTCTCAAATCGACCCTGGACGGACGCCCGAGCGGGAACATGGGGATCGGCCACACCCGCTGGAGTACCCACGGTCCTCCGACCGACGAGAACGCCCACCCGCACACGGACACCGCGGGCGATGTCGCGGTCGTCCACAACGGCGTCATCGACAACTACACCGAGCTCAAGGCGGACCTCCGGGAGAAGGGCCACGAGTTCGAGAGCGACACCGACACAGAGGTCATCCCGCACCTCATCGACGAGTTCCGGTCGGAGACTGGCGACACCGAACTGGCCGTCCGCCGGGCCATCGACACCCTCGAGGGGAGCTACGCGATCGCCGCGATCGTCGACGGCGAGGAAGCGGTCTACGCCGCGCGGAAGGGCTCGCCGCTCGTGCTCGGCCTCGACGAGGAGGAGTGGTTCCTCGCCAGCGATGTCCCGGCGTTCCTCGATCACACCGACGACGTGATCTACCTCGAGGACGGCGATATCGTCGTTCTCGAGCCCGATTCCTACCGGATCACCGACCTCGCTGGCGAGCCGATCGAGCGCCCGGTCGACACCGTCGACTGGGACCCCGAGGACGCGGGGAAAGGCGAGTACGACCACTACATGCGAAAGGAGATCAACACGCAGCCGACGGCCCTCGCGAACACGATCGAGGGCCGGATCGAGAACGGCGACGTCGCCTTCGAGCGACTGTCGCCCGGCTCGTTCGAGGGCATCGACACCGTCCAGTTCGTCGCCTGCGGCACCTCCTACCACGCCGCGATGTACGGCGGGCAGCTGGTACGCGAAGCCGGCCTCCCGACCGAGGTCCTCCGCGCGAGCGAGTACGAGTCGACCTCCGGGCCGGTCGACGAGAACACGCTCGTCGTCGCGGTCACCCAGAGCGGCGAGACCGCCGACACGCTCGACGCGGTCCGGAAAGCGACCGACCGCGGCGCTCGATCGCTCGCGGTCACCAACGTCGTCGGCTCGACGGCCGCGCGCGAAGCCGACGACGCGGTCTACATCCGCGCCGGGCCGGAAGTCGGCGTCGCGGCGACGAAGACCTACTCCTCGCAGGCGGTCACGCTCGCCCTGCTCAGCCAGCGCATCGCCGGTGACGTGCCGGAAGCGACCCCCGTCGAGGATCGAGCGGCGATGCTCGAGGCCCTCGAGGATCTGCCCCGGCACGTCGAAACCGTCCTGGAGGCGAGCGAAGCCGACGCGCTCGCCCGGGACACCGTCGACAGCGAGTCGTTCTTCTTCATCGGGAACGGGCTCGGCCGCTCGGTCGCGCTCGAGGGCGCGCTGAAGTTCAAGGAGATCACCTACGAGCACGCCGAAGGATTCGCCGCCGGCGAACTCAAACACGGCCCGCTCGCGCTCGTCACCGAGGAGACGCCGGTGTTCGCGGTCGCGACCGGCGGTGCCGACGACAAGACGAAGACGAATGCGATCGAGGCGCAGGCCCGCGGCGCGCCGATCGTCGCCGTCGGACCGGAGGACCACCCGCTCGTCGATGTCGCCGACGAACACCTGTCGGTCCCCGAGACGCATCCGGTCTGGACCGGGCTGCTCGCGAACGTCCAGTTACAGCTGCTCTCCTATCACGCCGCGGACCAACTCGACCGGCCGATCGACAAACCGCGTAACCTCGCGAAGAGCGTCACGGTCGAATGA
- a CDS encoding polysaccharide deacetylase family protein, with the protein MTRNRATRRRFLALSGAAGLTGMAGCADRFKSASDELSGNSSDDSSGDPDDSAVPGLTDGVPPLETEFDSRERYRQPGESFDDFSDLDAWTVGRGSGEADTDVVFDGEQSFKLQSNGSENIIAQRSLEGEDLTETDLSFAVRTTTPQSLAVNLRLVDQFGSEKVYSLREITYRSPDVGWFRSSPGVFQQSEYEPALDHLDRLEIQVLHSMSEAEIWIDDLRTHETPDQGYVMLSWDDGTRDYYETAAPLHDEYGFPAVQAAVPRWVERNQDGTMSVSELQERQEAGDQIVVHGTHNPIHELDDESAIEARLRQDKRWFVDNDFEGANYIVYPHNSYDKTSLEYATDYHYCGGFNQAGNVNTTNVYGFDPLALPRTIGHDLEISKRCVDLAAQHNQCTVLNFHTFDASNTMPEADYESLLEHIDGADVEVITFDDLWRLRTSNS; encoded by the coding sequence ATGACACGAAACCGCGCGACACGACGTCGGTTCCTCGCACTGTCGGGTGCCGCCGGACTCACCGGAATGGCCGGCTGTGCGGACCGATTCAAGTCGGCGTCCGACGAACTTAGCGGTAACTCATCGGACGACTCTTCGGGCGATCCCGACGACTCGGCCGTGCCGGGACTCACCGACGGGGTTCCGCCGCTCGAGACCGAGTTCGACAGCCGAGAACGGTATCGCCAGCCGGGAGAGTCGTTCGACGACTTCAGCGACCTCGATGCGTGGACCGTCGGTCGGGGATCGGGCGAAGCGGACACGGACGTCGTTTTCGACGGCGAACAGAGCTTCAAGCTCCAGTCGAACGGCAGCGAGAACATCATTGCTCAGCGGAGCCTCGAGGGCGAGGACCTGACCGAAACCGACCTCTCGTTTGCGGTCCGGACGACGACGCCCCAGAGCCTGGCGGTCAACCTGCGCCTCGTCGACCAGTTCGGGAGCGAGAAGGTGTACTCGCTCCGCGAGATCACGTACCGATCGCCCGACGTGGGCTGGTTCCGCTCGAGCCCCGGCGTCTTCCAGCAGAGCGAGTACGAACCCGCGCTGGATCACCTCGATCGACTCGAGATTCAGGTGCTTCACTCCATGTCGGAGGCGGAGATCTGGATCGACGACCTGCGGACCCACGAGACGCCCGATCAGGGGTACGTCATGCTGAGCTGGGACGACGGCACGCGGGACTACTACGAGACGGCCGCGCCGCTGCACGACGAGTACGGGTTCCCGGCGGTGCAGGCGGCGGTGCCGCGCTGGGTCGAACGGAATCAGGACGGGACCATGTCGGTCTCGGAACTGCAGGAGCGCCAGGAAGCGGGCGATCAGATCGTCGTCCACGGGACACACAACCCCATTCACGAACTCGACGACGAATCGGCCATCGAGGCGCGACTCAGACAGGACAAACGCTGGTTCGTCGACAACGACTTCGAGGGGGCGAACTACATCGTCTACCCGCACAACAGTTACGACAAGACGAGCCTCGAGTACGCGACCGACTACCACTACTGCGGCGGGTTCAATCAGGCCGGCAACGTCAACACCACGAACGTCTACGGCTTCGATCCGCTGGCGCTGCCGCGGACGATCGGCCACGACCTCGAGATCTCGAAGCGATGTGTCGATCTCGCTGCCCAGCACAACCAGTGTACGGTGTTGAACTTCCACACGTTCGACGCGTCGAACACGATGCCCGAGGCCGACTACGAGTCGTTACTCGAGCACATCGACGGCGCCGATGTCGAGGTCATTACCTTCGACGACCTCTGGCGACTGCGGACGAGTAATAGTTGA
- a CDS encoding metal-dependent hydrolase, with product MWPWEHLAFAYVLYSLTTNVVFRRSPSAGETIAIAVGSQFPDLLDKPLAWTIGITETGYSVGHSIFVAPFICLAAYAVAARLGNRTLASAFSVALVSHPIADILNRVLRGEVVDPRIVLWPIASPPVGSQSGFIDHFRRYFFRYVHHLLTDGLTPQVAFQSLLGLSVVAIWLFDGAPVAADLWRAWRDRSRQ from the coding sequence ATGTGGCCGTGGGAGCACCTCGCGTTCGCGTACGTCCTGTACTCGCTGACGACGAACGTGGTGTTCCGGCGGTCGCCGTCGGCCGGCGAGACGATCGCCATCGCCGTCGGCTCGCAGTTCCCGGACCTCCTCGACAAGCCACTCGCCTGGACGATCGGGATCACGGAGACCGGCTACTCGGTCGGCCACTCGATCTTCGTCGCGCCGTTCATCTGTCTCGCGGCGTACGCAGTGGCCGCTCGGCTGGGCAACCGAACGCTCGCGAGCGCCTTCTCGGTCGCGTTGGTCTCACACCCGATTGCCGACATTCTCAACCGAGTTCTCAGGGGTGAAGTGGTCGACCCTCGGATCGTCCTCTGGCCGATTGCGTCGCCGCCTGTGGGCTCTCAAAGCGGTTTCATCGACCATTTCAGGCGGTACTTCTTTCGGTACGTCCACCACCTCCTCACCGACGGGCTGACGCCACAGGTCGCGTTCCAGTCCCTGCTGGGACTGTCCGTCGTCGCGATCTGGCTGTTCGACGGTGCGCCGGTCGCGGCCGATCTCTGGCGAGCGTGGCGCGACCGAAGCCGGCAGTGA
- a CDS encoding glycosyltransferase family 39 protein — MTYRSLSELRPLRLDTVAAIGGFLLAAVLLPLRLLSSQIYLETVPVVLGTACALYLLSLYQGDDAGAFPTLPSAVSMALPSVVLAGLAGLVALTVVQGARTPLFFGLASVVGTLVIGQIIFASDHDLHPGLLLLQIVCFAFVFRFTALYATPGYIGIDIWTHHSFVESILSDGSLSAISHDKHYGSPFYHLLVAASSLLYDVPIRTALYLSVGLVMPLSVLLIYATTNLLVSTRWAVLATAFYAFGSHVARWGVHLIPTSLGLVFFLAMLYALIRVMRIEYTIRDFSLLLLLSVAVILTHQVSTFIMLVLLLAAFVAQVLFVIGPFGLTRLDTSVFRTKKPVNLVGLVVFNAGLTIFVWSLTPYGEGSFLETVLLYLGETIEESAGFLNTAGGSAEAAEAGAETTPTLVEQIVPYVDTLGFLFLLGVTFVGCLYVVHRRRAEQSVFTLLLAAAFMLVFVLGLPMFGIRNFIPTRWFAFLYAPMAVLGAIGVRTLRGSLTPALVVSVLLLVVLVYPGAMILAVESNADNPVFSDQHERLAYDESELAAAESIAALTGSPDGDEIRPDQQLHTDHPYQTLFSRTGAYPSTTTATVPEGGVADHGYTVYRSEQSTDATYVTDADGNARVEQLSRTQLCRPEQGTVYTNGDVTMCTPSPAGN; from the coding sequence ATGACGTATAGATCGCTGTCGGAGCTGCGGCCGCTGCGACTCGACACCGTCGCTGCGATCGGCGGGTTCCTGCTCGCAGCGGTGTTGCTCCCGTTGCGACTGCTCTCGTCGCAGATCTACCTCGAGACCGTGCCGGTCGTCCTCGGCACCGCCTGTGCGCTGTATCTGCTCTCCCTGTATCAGGGCGACGACGCGGGGGCGTTCCCGACGCTTCCGTCTGCGGTATCGATGGCGCTGCCGAGCGTCGTGCTGGCCGGACTCGCCGGGCTCGTGGCCCTGACGGTCGTACAGGGGGCGCGAACGCCCCTCTTTTTCGGGCTGGCGAGCGTTGTCGGGACCCTTGTTATCGGGCAGATCATCTTCGCGAGCGACCACGATCTTCACCCCGGGCTGTTGCTCCTCCAGATCGTCTGTTTCGCCTTCGTCTTCCGGTTTACCGCGCTGTACGCGACGCCGGGGTACATCGGGATCGACATCTGGACCCACCACTCCTTCGTCGAGTCGATCCTCTCGGACGGGTCGCTGAGCGCGATCTCGCACGACAAACACTACGGCTCGCCGTTCTATCACCTGCTGGTCGCCGCCTCGTCGCTGCTGTACGACGTCCCGATCCGCACCGCGCTGTATCTCTCCGTCGGACTCGTGATGCCGCTGTCGGTCCTGCTGATCTACGCGACCACGAACCTGCTCGTCTCGACGCGCTGGGCGGTGCTGGCGACCGCGTTCTACGCCTTCGGGAGCCACGTCGCGCGGTGGGGGGTGCATCTCATCCCCACGAGTTTGGGGCTCGTCTTCTTCCTCGCGATGCTGTACGCCCTGATCCGGGTGATGCGAATCGAGTACACCATCCGGGACTTCTCGCTACTCCTCCTGTTGAGCGTCGCCGTGATCCTCACCCATCAGGTGTCGACGTTCATTATGCTCGTCCTGTTGCTCGCGGCGTTCGTCGCGCAGGTCCTGTTCGTGATCGGGCCGTTCGGGCTCACGCGACTCGACACGAGCGTCTTCCGGACGAAAAAGCCGGTCAACCTCGTCGGCCTCGTCGTCTTCAACGCCGGGCTGACGATATTCGTCTGGTCACTGACGCCGTACGGCGAGGGCTCGTTCCTCGAGACGGTCCTGTTGTATCTCGGCGAGACGATCGAGGAGAGCGCCGGATTCCTCAACACGGCGGGCGGCTCCGCCGAGGCGGCCGAAGCGGGAGCGGAGACCACACCGACGCTGGTCGAGCAGATCGTCCCCTACGTCGATACCCTCGGCTTCCTGTTTCTGCTCGGGGTCACGTTCGTCGGCTGTCTGTACGTCGTCCACAGGCGACGCGCCGAGCAGTCGGTGTTCACCCTCCTGCTGGCGGCGGCCTTCATGCTCGTGTTCGTCCTCGGGTTGCCGATGTTCGGCATCCGGAACTTCATCCCGACGCGCTGGTTCGCGTTCCTCTACGCGCCGATGGCCGTCCTCGGTGCGATCGGGGTACGGACGCTACGGGGCAGCCTGACGCCGGCGCTCGTCGTCTCCGTCCTGTTGCTGGTCGTGCTCGTCTATCCGGGCGCGATGATCCTCGCCGTCGAGAGCAACGCCGATAATCCGGTCTTTTCGGATCAACACGAGCGACTCGCCTACGACGAGTCGGAACTCGCCGCGGCCGAGTCGATCGCCGCGCTGACCGGCTCGCCGGACGGCGACGAGATCCGTCCCGACCAGCAACTCCACACCGACCACCCGTATCAGACGCTGTTCAGCCGGACCGGCGCGTATCCGTCCACGACGACCGCGACGGTTCCCGAGGGCGGTGTCGCAGACCACGGGTACACGGTCTATCGATCCGAGCAATCGACCGACGCGACGTACGTCACGGACGCCGACGGGAACGCGCGGGTCGAACAGCTCTCTCGGACGCAACTCTGCCGACCGGAGCAGGGCACGGTCTACACGAACGGAGACGTGACGATGTGTACGCCCTCTCCGGCAGGGAACTGA
- a CDS encoding DUF354 domain-containing protein, protein MRVMITIQHPGHVHFFRHPIAELEAAGHEVHVFARESGVAVQLLEAYDIDHEVLAGESDSLVSLAAVQATYEMRLLRRARRIDPDVITAIGGVAAAHVASVLRTKSLVFYDTEHATLITRLGYPFADVICTPACYRDEIGSKHVTYPGYHELAYLHPDRFEPDPSVLEAVGVAPEDSFTVVRLSSWDASHDVGHGGFDDPREVVDRLEDAGLRVLLTAEGEPPDDLESYQFETAPDRMHDLLAHADVVLSEGATTAAEAAVLGTPAVYVNPLSLGYTTELEEEYGLLFEYAGETRHTRGLEQAVSIVEEPADTWERRRERLLADRIDVTDLVVRQIETLAQARTSERSAPAANPG, encoded by the coding sequence ATGCGCGTGATGATCACGATCCAGCACCCCGGCCACGTCCACTTCTTCCGCCATCCGATCGCGGAACTGGAAGCCGCGGGCCACGAGGTCCACGTCTTCGCTCGCGAGAGTGGCGTCGCCGTCCAGTTGCTCGAGGCCTACGACATCGACCACGAGGTACTGGCCGGCGAGTCGGACTCGCTGGTCTCGTTGGCGGCGGTGCAGGCGACCTACGAGATGCGACTGCTGCGGCGGGCGCGGCGGATCGATCCGGACGTGATCACGGCCATCGGCGGCGTCGCCGCCGCCCACGTCGCGTCGGTGCTGCGCACGAAGAGCCTCGTCTTCTACGACACCGAACACGCGACGCTCATCACGCGACTCGGCTACCCCTTCGCGGACGTGATCTGCACGCCCGCGTGTTACCGCGACGAAATCGGCTCGAAACACGTGACGTATCCGGGCTATCACGAACTCGCCTATCTCCACCCCGATCGGTTCGAGCCCGATCCGTCGGTGCTCGAGGCGGTCGGCGTGGCTCCCGAGGACTCGTTCACCGTCGTCCGACTCAGCAGCTGGGACGCCTCCCACGACGTGGGTCACGGCGGGTTCGACGACCCCCGCGAGGTCGTCGACCGACTCGAGGACGCGGGGCTGCGGGTCCTGCTCACGGCAGAGGGGGAGCCGCCGGACGACCTCGAATCCTATCAGTTCGAGACCGCGCCGGACCGAATGCACGATCTGCTCGCCCACGCGGACGTCGTCCTGAGCGAAGGGGCGACGACCGCGGCGGAGGCCGCCGTGCTCGGCACGCCGGCGGTCTACGTCAACCCGCTCTCGCTGGGCTACACGACGGAACTCGAGGAGGAGTACGGCCTGCTCTTCGAGTACGCCGGCGAGACGAGACATACCCGCGGGCTCGAGCAGGCGGTCTCGATCGTCGAGGAGCCGGCCGACACGTGGGAGCGCCGTCGCGAGCGCCTGCTCGCCGACCGGATCGACGTCACGGATCTCGTCGTTCGACAGATCGAGACGCTCGCGCAGGCGCGCACGTCGGAGCGCTCCGCTCCCGCAGCGAATCCGGGCTAA
- a CDS encoding nucleotide sugar dehydrogenase → MTTIISDTEKRTDDRESDQHARDAGGGTALEHTETQSTRAATICVVGLGYVGLPLAVGFAQSNYRVIGYDVDDVTVGRLQDGVDTTGDLSDEAIQDGDISYTTDAAEIGEADYVIVAVPTPIDDDDRPDLGYVESAATTVGSKMDPGTTVVLESTVYPGSTREVLVPALEDASGLTAGEDFFVGYSPERATPGDEEHGLEDVVKVVSAQNETVLEDVATLYESVVDAGVHRAPSIEVAEACKVVENAQRDLNIAFVNELSMALDHMDVDGQAVLEAAGTKWNFHDYRPGLVGGHCIPVDPYFFAYRSAQEGFDPELMQTSRQVNESVPDHVAELTIKALNQCHKTLRDSRVLVLGLSYKPGVGDIRSSKIGTVIDELREYDIDIEGFDPFADDDAARESFDIDVQERLSFEGFDAVLLATPHAEFEQLDLEAVAGELADDPALIDVTGAVEADAAADAGLVYRRL, encoded by the coding sequence ATGACCACGATAATCAGCGACACGGAGAAGCGAACGGACGATCGAGAGAGCGACCAGCACGCACGGGACGCGGGCGGCGGAACCGCCCTCGAGCACACGGAGACCCAATCGACGCGTGCGGCGACGATTTGTGTCGTCGGATTGGGATACGTCGGGCTCCCGCTCGCGGTCGGGTTCGCACAGTCGAACTACCGCGTGATCGGCTACGACGTCGACGACGTGACGGTCGGTCGACTCCAGGACGGGGTCGACACGACCGGTGACCTCTCCGACGAGGCGATCCAGGACGGTGACATCTCGTATACGACCGACGCGGCCGAGATCGGTGAGGCCGATTACGTCATCGTCGCCGTGCCGACGCCGATCGACGACGACGATCGACCGGACCTCGGCTACGTCGAGAGCGCGGCGACCACCGTCGGCTCGAAGATGGACCCCGGAACGACCGTCGTCCTCGAGTCGACGGTCTACCCGGGGTCGACCCGCGAGGTCCTCGTTCCGGCGCTCGAGGACGCGTCCGGGCTGACCGCGGGCGAGGACTTCTTCGTCGGCTACTCCCCGGAGCGCGCCACGCCGGGCGACGAGGAACACGGCCTCGAGGACGTCGTCAAGGTCGTCAGCGCACAGAACGAGACCGTCCTCGAGGACGTGGCGACGCTGTACGAGTCGGTCGTCGACGCGGGCGTCCATCGCGCCCCCTCGATCGAGGTCGCCGAGGCTTGCAAGGTCGTCGAGAACGCCCAGCGCGATCTCAACATCGCGTTCGTCAACGAACTCTCGATGGCCCTCGACCACATGGATGTCGACGGACAGGCAGTCCTCGAGGCCGCGGGCACGAAGTGGAACTTCCACGACTACCGGCCGGGACTGGTCGGCGGTCACTGCATCCCGGTCGACCCGTACTTCTTCGCGTACCGGTCGGCCCAGGAGGGGTTCGACCCCGAACTCATGCAGACGAGCCGGCAGGTCAACGAGTCGGTGCCCGACCACGTCGCCGAGCTGACGATCAAGGCGCTCAACCAGTGTCACAAGACGCTCCGCGACAGTCGCGTGCTGGTGTTGGGACTGTCGTACAAACCGGGCGTCGGTGATATCCGTAGCTCGAAGATCGGCACCGTCATCGACGAACTCCGGGAGTACGACATCGACATCGAGGGATTCGACCCGTTCGCCGACGACGACGCGGCCCGCGAGTCGTTCGATATCGACGTTCAGGAACGGCTCTCGTTCGAGGGGTTCGACGCGGTCCTGCTCGCGACGCCCCACGCGGAGTTCGAGCAACTGGATCTCGAGGCCGTGGCGGGCGAACTCGCGGACGACCCCGCACTGATCGACGTGACGGGCGCGGTCGAGGCGGACGCGGCCGCCGATGCGGGACTCGTCTACCGGAGGTTGTGA
- a CDS encoding glycosyltransferase, with translation MKVLQLVTSSRPFFEQQVSALEDRGVDCTVLEVPGEHEGDSGRTPTNYARFYPDIVSEVRSGSYDLVHANYGLVAPFALAQPTRPVVLTLWGTDLMSDRSWLRSCSRYGARRADAAIVPSRTMSRDLETEHELIPFGVDTDLFRPMSRAQAREQVGWETDRPIALFPYDRTRSVKDYPRAQRLVERADADIELRTVSGVDHAQMPYYMNASDALLVTSRRESGPMVVKEAAACNLPVVSTDVGFVGETIRGVSNCVVSDNDGALLGGLERAVENGGRSDGRESIDGLSVDSLGDRLHGLYRRVLDRDDGTGYPTGVSHDV, from the coding sequence ATGAAGGTACTGCAACTGGTCACCTCGTCGCGACCGTTTTTCGAACAGCAGGTCTCGGCTCTCGAGGACCGCGGCGTCGACTGTACGGTCCTCGAGGTCCCCGGCGAACACGAGGGCGATTCGGGCCGGACGCCGACGAATTACGCGCGGTTTTACCCCGACATCGTCTCGGAGGTCCGCTCGGGGTCGTACGACCTCGTCCACGCGAACTACGGCCTCGTCGCGCCCTTCGCGCTCGCCCAACCGACCCGTCCGGTAGTGTTGACTCTGTGGGGGACGGACCTCATGAGCGACCGGTCGTGGCTGCGGTCGTGCAGTCGGTACGGCGCCCGCCGAGCGGACGCCGCGATCGTTCCGAGCCGGACGATGTCCCGCGACCTCGAGACCGAGCACGAACTGATTCCCTTCGGCGTCGACACCGACCTGTTCCGACCGATGTCGCGGGCGCAAGCGCGCGAGCAGGTCGGCTGGGAGACCGACCGACCGATCGCGCTCTTTCCCTACGACAGGACCCGATCGGTCAAGGACTATCCGCGGGCGCAACGGCTCGTCGAGCGGGCCGACGCCGACATCGAACTGCGAACGGTCTCCGGCGTCGATCACGCCCAGATGCCCTACTACATGAACGCGAGCGATGCCCTACTCGTCACGTCACGGCGCGAGAGCGGCCCGATGGTGGTCAAGGAGGCCGCCGCGTGTAACCTACCGGTCGTCTCGACCGACGTCGGCTTCGTCGGCGAGACGATCCGCGGCGTGAGCAACTGCGTCGTCAGCGACAACGACGGTGCCCTCCTCGGCGGCCTCGAGCGGGCCGTCGAAAACGGCGGTCGATCCGATGGCCGCGAGTCGATCGACGGACTCTCCGTCGACTCGCTCGGCGACCGCCTGCACGGACTCTACCGCCGCGTACTGGACCGGGACGACGGAACGGGTTACCCGACGGGGGTCAGCCATGACGTATAG
- a CDS encoding MarR family transcriptional regulator, with protein MVITSQIGVRGRLESIHDTVSIDAVPASIRQSEGHAIASEAIGPQVGDLSGGPLSWGQLLRVASFWESALIAALFLLISGLVGLRIADVASDRDVDLSSLPLVTNAAGDGDDPDRTRAADHRAYESYLSPDTPPRLLSDEGRVVRLLIANHGRIRQHRIADETGWSKSKVSRICSRMHADGTIEKQSVGRENVITLSDRTPDDATRSDEVENPLP; from the coding sequence ATGGTGATTACGTCCCAGATCGGAGTCCGCGGCCGGCTCGAATCGATTCACGACACCGTCTCGATCGACGCGGTTCCGGCTTCGATACGGCAGTCCGAGGGCCACGCGATCGCATCGGAAGCGATCGGTCCGCAGGTCGGTGACCTGTCGGGTGGACCGTTGTCCTGGGGACAACTGCTACGCGTGGCGTCGTTCTGGGAATCCGCGCTGATCGCGGCGCTCTTCCTGTTGATCAGCGGCCTCGTCGGGCTCCGAATCGCCGACGTGGCATCGGATCGCGATGTCGACCTGTCGTCGCTCCCGCTGGTGACGAACGCGGCAGGTGACGGCGACGACCCGGATCGCACACGCGCCGCCGATCACCGGGCGTACGAGTCGTATCTCTCGCCCGACACGCCGCCGCGACTCCTGAGCGACGAGGGACGAGTGGTTCGGCTCCTGATCGCGAATCACGGTCGCATCCGGCAGCATCGAATCGCCGACGAGACCGGCTGGTCGAAGTCGAAGGTGAGTCGCATCTGCTCGCGGATGCACGCCGACGGCACGATCGAGAAGCAGTCGGTCGGTCGGGAGAACGTCATCACCCTCTCCGATCGAACGCCGGACGATGCGACGCGGTCGGACGAAGTCGAGAACCCGTTACCGTAA